A region from the Coffea eugenioides isolate CCC68of chromosome 9, Ceug_1.0, whole genome shotgun sequence genome encodes:
- the LOC113782688 gene encoding snRNA-activating protein complex subunit-like produces the protein MSAAESLSIGDEQYISIPCGGPIYSPHMLGRLTRVSEFESSVFEQLQNLKAEIGWDSLEISDDEFCVNDLKIINEEVLVNRAFEEAFKDGQLIENVSQKSQEQSCQRLGGNDTLVSCDSSTGGPRNFEKTVSNDNVSQKRKRKRHVNRETVDLEEGYVAKVQELAKIKQKQDEDKTAARLHSFNGSCRNQSPTSSQMNNDKMTSLKSTSFSPKVRLSNAPEQVPVHFPEVILCLEVYHRSRTWSKTQDFLVLGRQFLTEVRDKIYCLTDEIMKKAGQYDPSGYFLVEDVFCNDTREPSAIDYSKPIFKWLEHCRNDALEKWEFIVAGEQQQHQKQKAFLDNNEKLQLPRFKAVHMQKTRFCDLGFRLGAGYLYCHQGDCKHLIVIRDMRLIHPEDVQSRASYPLITFQSKLRFRKCSICKIYKATKVTVDDKWALENPCYFCDLCYYMLHYANGSLLYSDFSVYDYLHE, from the exons ATGTCGGCGGCGGAATCCCTGAGCATCGGGGACGAACAATATATTTCAATTCCCTGCGGGGGTCCTATCTATAGCCCCCATATGCTTGGGCGCCTCACTAGGGTTTCTGAGTTTGAGAGCTCTGTATTCGAACAACTTCAG AATCTCAAGGCAGAGATTGGTTGGGACTCGCTCGAGATATCTGATGACGAATTTTG TGTTAATGATCTTAAAATAATTAACGAGGAGGTCTTGGTAAATAGGGCTTTTGAAGAGGCATTTAAG GATGGGCAGCTGATAGAAAATGTTTCACAAAAATCCCAGGAGCAATCATGTCAAAG GTTGGGAGGAAACGACACTTTAGTTTCTTGTGACTCCTCAACTGGTGGTCCTAGAAACTTTGAAAAGACAGTATCAAATGATAATGTTTCAcaaaagaggaagaggaagaggcaTGTGAATCGGGAAACTGTTGATCTTGAA GAAGGATATGTTGCAAAGGtgcaagaacttgcaaaaatcaaacaaaaacaagatgaaGATAAAACAGCAGCGAGATTGCATTCATTCAA TGGTAGTTGCAGGAATCAATCTCCTACTAGTTCCCAGATGAATAATGACAAGATGACATCACTCAAGTCAACAAGTTTTTCACCTAAG GTGAGATTATCCAATGCTCCTGAGCAAGTTCCAGTTCATTTTCCTGAAGTTATTCTCTGCCTTGAGGTTTACCATCGCAGCAGAACATGGTCTAAG ACACAAGATTTTTTGGTTCTTGGGCGACAGTTTTTGACTGAAGTGAGGGACAAGATATATTGTTTAACTGATGAGATCATGAAAAAGGCTGGCCAGTATGATCCATCTGGATACTTCCTGGTAGAG GATGTATTTTGCAATGATACGAGGGAACCTTCAGCAATAGATTACAGTAAGCCCATTTTTAAGTGGCTTGAACACTGTAGGAATGATGCACTTGAAAAATGGGAGTTCATTGTAGCTGGTGAACAACAGCAGCACCAGAAGCAAAAGGCATTTCTAGATAACAATGAAAAACTACAGTTACCACGATTCAAAGCTGTTCACATGCAAAAAACTCGCTTTTGTGACCTTGGATTTCGACTTGGCGCTGGATATCTCTATTGTCACCAG GGGGATTGCAAACACCTAATTGTCATTAGAGACATGAGGTTGATCCACCCAGAGGATGTACAGAGCAGAGCCTCGTATCCACTGATAACCTTTCAATCTAAATTGCGTTTTAGAAAATGCTCGATTTGCAAGATTTATAAGGCGACCAAGGTTACAGTCGATGACAAATGGGCTCTGGAGAACCCT
- the LOC113782428 gene encoding uncharacterized protein LOC113782428 has protein sequence MDRSWMSIKNYLDPKYLDGVDEFIKFAFLGKDPNCKLPCPCKVCSNFEDQTKEVMANHLCRGIVDSYTRWIYHGEGFESDDENDDIEINDNDSDFDSMEELLNDVGVANFGESWRHSPELDTGACTEKEGEASRFLRLLSEAEKSLYPGCEKYSKLSFIVHILHLKTMNRWTCKSTDMLLKFLHQVFPTALIPSSYYEAKNFIRELGLKCEKIHACENDCALFWNENKGLDHCPNEKCKAPRYKSPNSKIPRKVLRYFPLKPRLQRLFVNKEIARDMRWHKERRVDNENMMRHPADSLAWKDFDRNHKSFAEDPRNVRLGLASDGFNPFGTMSNSYSIRPVILVPYNLPPWKCLKDPFFFLSMIIPGPKAPGNDIDIFFRPLVDELKELFATGVETYDAFREEKFMLRAALLWTINDFPAYGYLSGWSTKGYKACPVCLDETTSLYLNNGHKCCYMGHRHFLPIDHKWRREKKQFNGEREHRQPPRTQSGEEVLQQLLRIEQVEFGKAPDLLRQKKRKRVQNSSNWKKMSIFFELPYWSTNKIRHNLDIMHIVKNVCESLVGTLMNIPSRTKDTWQAREDLKEMGLREELHLQPGGGASKVMPPACYTLSRLEKKNFYQFLSTIKFPDGFASNIPRCVKTKECQLLGMKSHDYYVFIQRLLPVATRGMLSKDVSQILVEISNFFRKICSRTLYLDELEMQEKILF, from the coding sequence ATGGACAGGAGTTGGATGTCTATTAAGAACTACCTAGACCCCAAGTATTTAGATGGAGTtgatgaatttattaagtttgCTTTTCTAGGCAAGGATCCTAATTGTAAACTGCCATGTCCTTGCAAAGTATGCAGTAATTTTGAGGATCAAACTAAGGAAGTCATGGCCAATCACTTGTGTCGAGGAATTGTTGATAGTTATACTAGGTGGATATATCATGGTGAAGGGTTTGAATCTGATGATGAGAATGATGACATAGAAATAAATGACAACGATAGTGACTTTGACAGTATGGAGGAGCTGTTAAATGATGTAGGAGTTGCTAACTTTGGTGAGAGTTGGAGACATTCACCGGAACTTGATACGGGTGCTTGTACCGAGAAAGAAGGAGAAGCAAGTAGGTTTCTCAGATTATTATCGGAGGCTGAAAAATCTCTATACCCGGGCTGTGAAAAGTATTCAAAACTCTCGTTTATTGTCCATATCCTCCACTTGAAAACAATGAATCGGTGGACTTGTAAATCTACTGATATGTTGCTGAAGTTCTTGCATCAAGTATTTCCTACAGCTTTGATTCCCAGTTCATATTACGAGGCAAAAAATTTCATCCGTGAGTTGGGGCTGAAGTGTGAAAAGATCCACGCCTGTGAAAATGATTGCgcactcttttggaatgaaaataaaggccttGATCATTGTCCAAATGAAAAATGTAAAGCACCGCGGTATAAATCTCCAAATTCCAAAATACCTAGAAAGGTGTTGCGTTATTTTCCATTAAAACCAAGGCTGCAAAGACTGTTTGTGAACAAAGAGATTGCTCGGGATATGAGGTGGCATAAGGAGAGACGTGTAGATAATGAGAACATGATGCGACACCCTGCTGATTCATTAGCTTGGAAGGATTTTGATAGAAATCACAAGTCCTTCGCTGAAGATCCTAGAAATGTGAGGCTAGGACTTGCTAGTGATGGCTTTAATCCCTTTGGAACCATGAGCAATTCATACAGTATACGGCCTGTTATCCTTGTTCCTTACAATCTACCTCCTTGGAAATGCTTAAAagatccattttttttcctatcaATGATTATTCCTGGTCCCAAAGCACCTGGAAATGACATTGACATATTCTTTAGACCACTAGTTGATGAGTTAAAAGAGTTATTTGCCACTGGTGTGGAGACATATGATGCCTTCAGGGAGGAGAAGTTCATGTTACGTGCAGCACTTTTGTGGACAATAAACGATTTTCCAGCATATGGCTATTTGTCGGGATGGAGTACAAAAGGGTACAAGGCATGTCCTGTGTGCTTAGATGAGACGACTAGTCTATATCTTAATAATGGTCACAAATGTTGTTACATGGGCCATCGCCATTTTCTACCTATTGATCATAAATGGCGTCGAGAAAAAAAGCAATTTAATGGAGAAAGAGAACATAGACAGCCTCCTAGGACCCAATCAGGTGAGGAAGTCCTCCAACAACTTCTTCGTATTGAGCAAGTTGAGTTTGGCAAGGCACCTGATTTGCTGCgacagaagaaaagaaaacgcgtGCAGAACAGTTCAAATTGGAAGAAGATGAGCATATTCTTTGAACTTCCATATTGGAGTACCAATAAAATTAGACATAATTTGGATATTATGCACATTGTCAAGAATGTATGTGAATCTTTGGTAGGTACATTAATGAATATCCCTTCGAGAACTAAGGACACATGGCAGGCTAGGGAGGATTTAAAAGAAATGGGATTAAGGGAAGAGTTGCATCTACAACCGGGAGGTGGCGCATCTAAAGTTATGCCACCTGCATGTTACACTTTATCACGCCTAGAGAAAAAGAATTTCTACCAGTTTTTGAGCACTATCAAGTTCCCGGATGGCTTTGCTTCAAACATTCCTCGGTGTGTGAAGACCAAGGAGTGTCAACTTTTAGGAATGAAGAGTCATGACTACTATGTGTTCATACAACGACTTCTTCCAGTAGCAACTAGAGGAATGCTGTCAAAAGATGTATCTCAGATTTTAGTAGAGATCAGCAATTTTTTTCGAAAAATTTGTTCTCGAACTCTCTATCTAGATGAGCTGGAAATGCaggaaaaaatattattttaa